The following are encoded together in the Halobaculum limi genome:
- a CDS encoding DUF262 domain-containing protein: protein MGYQSRTIKQVLPDINESIYLPAIQREFVWETDQIVQLFDSVLREYPIGSFIFWNINGDFADEQIKYYFVRNYIEDTIHPSEFDNVHHRNPKVPEYESVPDSISLVVDGQQRLTSFLIGFNGTYVEKQKYRQRQNPDAWTRKQLYLNLLSNPNVQSEDRLNLRYEFQFKPLNPEQSSDEYWFRVSDILDVTDLNETMALQEEIEASIDGLTDGQSSYIFKNLHALYTAIHDREVINYYEEDKQDNERTLDIFVRANEGGTQLSRSEILLSIATSYWGSDEDNPIDAKEEINTFVNDLNKDYLDEGYDFGSDFVLKNLLVASDLDTQYRIRNFTRENLERMKQVWADGDVQASIEGAVELLSQFGITGRSLTSRNAVIPIAYYLYANGNPPLTTDSIQGDSVRPKILEWLCSSMLNSNFNSRPDEILQDARDAIKDADPDEFPLDRIQREIRARGKAVGFSDEIVEDLFDETDYNSVKIYLLLSVLYFPEPALDDSHQVDHIFPQKLLEKDHLIEEHGFSPQRAEEYESLRDHVANLQLIQENQEKGSMEFTEWIETRSNRYFERHHIPRDESLYQVERFPEFVEARDQLLRQHIRETFE from the coding sequence ATGGGATATCAGTCTCGGACGATCAAACAAGTCCTTCCGGACATCAACGAGTCCATCTACTTGCCTGCAATCCAGCGTGAGTTTGTCTGGGAGACCGATCAGATCGTGCAACTGTTTGATTCAGTCCTCAGAGAGTACCCAATTGGCTCGTTCATCTTTTGGAATATTAACGGCGACTTCGCTGATGAGCAGATTAAGTACTACTTCGTTCGCAACTACATCGAGGATACGATCCATCCGAGTGAATTCGATAACGTCCACCACCGGAATCCTAAGGTTCCAGAGTACGAGTCTGTCCCAGATTCGATCAGTCTTGTTGTCGATGGTCAACAGCGATTGACCTCGTTTTTGATCGGATTCAACGGGACATACGTAGAGAAACAAAAGTATCGCCAACGGCAGAATCCAGATGCTTGGACACGCAAGCAGTTGTATCTCAACCTGCTCTCCAATCCGAATGTCCAGTCGGAGGATAGACTGAACCTCCGGTATGAGTTCCAATTCAAGCCTCTCAATCCGGAACAATCGAGTGACGAATACTGGTTCCGGGTGAGTGATATTCTCGATGTGACCGATCTCAACGAGACGATGGCACTCCAAGAGGAGATTGAAGCCTCGATAGATGGGCTGACTGACGGCCAATCCAGCTATATTTTCAAGAATCTCCACGCACTCTACACAGCAATCCACGACCGAGAGGTCATCAACTACTACGAGGAAGACAAACAAGACAACGAACGGACGCTGGATATCTTTGTTCGGGCAAATGAAGGAGGCACCCAGCTCAGCCGGTCTGAGATTCTCCTGTCGATTGCAACGTCGTATTGGGGCAGTGATGAAGACAATCCAATCGACGCGAAAGAAGAGATCAATACATTCGTCAACGACCTGAACAAGGACTATCTGGATGAAGGGTATGACTTTGGTAGCGATTTCGTATTGAAGAATCTGCTCGTCGCATCCGATCTCGACACCCAATACCGGATTCGGAACTTCACCCGCGAAAACCTCGAGCGGATGAAACAGGTTTGGGCGGATGGTGACGTGCAAGCGTCAATCGAGGGGGCTGTAGAGCTGTTGAGCCAATTTGGAATCACAGGGCGCAGCCTGACGTCTCGCAACGCGGTAATCCCGATTGCGTACTATCTGTATGCGAATGGGAATCCCCCGCTCACAACGGATTCGATACAGGGCGACAGCGTCCGCCCAAAGATCCTGGAGTGGCTCTGTTCGTCGATGCTGAACAGCAATTTCAATTCACGGCCTGATGAGATTCTCCAAGATGCTCGTGATGCAATCAAGGATGCAGATCCCGATGAGTTCCCGTTAGACCGAATTCAGCGTGAGATTCGGGCACGTGGGAAGGCAGTCGGCTTCAGCGATGAGATCGTAGAGGACCTGTTTGACGAAACAGACTACAATTCAGTAAAGATCTACCTTCTATTGTCGGTGTTGTACTTCCCCGAGCCAGCGCTTGATGACTCCCACCAAGTGGACCATATCTTCCCACAGAAACTGCTCGAGAAAGACCATCTAATCGAAGAGCACGGATTCTCTCCACAGAGGGCGGAGGAATACGAATCACTGCGGGATCACGTAGCGAATCTCCAGTTGATTCAGGAGAACCAGGAAAAGGGGTCGATGGAGTTCACCGAGTGGATCGAAACCCGTAGTAATCGTTACTTCGAGCGACACCACATTCCACGAGATGAGAGCCTCTATCAGGTTGAGCGATTCCCGGAATTCGTCGAGGCGCGGGACCAATTGTTGCGACAACACATTCGAGAGACGTTTGAGTAG
- a CDS encoding DUF2254 family protein — MSLDWKNLSSLIIWGVPAVTFVTGILAAVVPSLFAVDQSVQGLLQTLVTAQASILAIVVSVTLLATQLVATNYAPRMSTLLLRTDQFRQTFGLFIGSISLDLLVYLALGQAQHPVLSGLFYSTLVLFLLALYSIYVFSIKMVAQSIPERLVGLFTQIISVDEYIDDVEAYAETLEANTHPLQPLFRYTMTALSKGEYSAAASALEHYLTYTADTLAEVEERGLLADQDFGASEEVFGPVLEDHLHLIAQHAAENDESQIRNTAIQGQVEIGTQGVGIGPQSRVTNQALRGLKNTIRDGPYTDRGYPSLNQCWKGVGELAKAASKVESSRTMLTARGIVRQRLRHSVRTVEEPGWMSDSSRVLFDHLCEAHTNTLDLIGESQLLEQFGPDDLQGDGRQTPPDAVEQLRYCQQALFEYTSVFLEYRIQNGRWIPTEGNYKRAWQNLVIDTADTSATGLAVDLCEVLIQMAFIENTAKLPSVDRPTARGIDPVDLNEVNHWVRELQRIEEKTDSDVVSQAFANLLSYEPVDPSRNHFIKTGEEEPERQELYQFDVSVDDYYELNTRDEYPDALRQLRDEVLRPA, encoded by the coding sequence ATGAGCCTGGACTGGAAGAACCTCAGCTCACTAATCATATGGGGCGTCCCCGCCGTCACCTTCGTGACTGGCATCCTCGCCGCAGTCGTCCCGAGCCTGTTCGCCGTTGACCAATCGGTCCAGGGCCTTCTTCAAACACTGGTCACCGCCCAGGCGAGCATCCTCGCAATCGTCGTCTCGGTTACACTCCTAGCGACCCAACTGGTGGCGACGAACTATGCCCCGCGGATGTCAACTCTCCTCCTGCGTACGGACCAGTTCAGGCAAACCTTCGGCCTCTTCATCGGCTCGATTAGCCTCGATCTTCTTGTGTACCTTGCCTTGGGCCAAGCCCAACACCCGGTGCTCTCTGGCCTATTTTACAGTACGCTAGTGCTGTTTCTCCTGGCGCTCTACTCGATTTATGTCTTCTCGATCAAGATGGTCGCGCAATCGATTCCGGAACGTCTAGTGGGACTGTTCACTCAGATTATCTCCGTCGACGAGTACATCGACGATGTCGAAGCCTACGCCGAGACACTGGAGGCGAACACCCACCCGCTGCAACCGCTCTTCCGCTATACTATGACAGCGTTGTCGAAAGGCGAGTATTCGGCTGCTGCCTCGGCGTTGGAACACTACCTCACGTACACGGCTGACACCCTCGCCGAGGTCGAGGAGAGAGGATTGCTGGCCGATCAAGACTTCGGAGCAAGTGAAGAAGTGTTCGGCCCGGTCCTGGAAGACCATCTCCATCTCATCGCTCAGCACGCCGCCGAGAACGACGAATCACAAATACGGAATACGGCGATTCAAGGGCAGGTTGAGATTGGCACACAAGGGGTTGGAATCGGGCCACAGTCGCGAGTCACGAATCAGGCCTTGAGGGGGCTCAAGAACACGATTCGCGACGGACCGTACACCGACCGCGGGTATCCCTCACTGAACCAGTGCTGGAAAGGAGTGGGCGAGTTGGCCAAAGCTGCCTCTAAGGTCGAATCGAGCAGGACTATGCTTACAGCTCGTGGGATCGTACGCCAGAGGCTGCGCCATTCCGTCAGAACTGTCGAAGAACCTGGATGGATGTCTGACTCGTCTCGTGTCTTGTTCGATCACCTCTGTGAGGCGCATACAAATACACTCGATTTAATTGGTGAGAGCCAGCTCCTCGAACAGTTCGGGCCCGACGACCTGCAAGGCGACGGCAGACAAACACCACCTGATGCAGTCGAACAACTGCGATATTGTCAGCAAGCACTCTTCGAGTACACGAGCGTTTTTCTTGAGTACCGAATCCAAAATGGGCGGTGGATACCAACGGAAGGCAATTACAAGCGAGCCTGGCAGAACCTTGTAATCGATACTGCTGACACCAGTGCCACTGGCTTAGCCGTTGACCTGTGCGAGGTGCTGATCCAGATGGCCTTTATCGAGAACACAGCCAAGCTCCCATCTGTTGATCGGCCCACAGCCAGGGGGATCGACCCTGTGGATCTGAACGAGGTCAACCACTGGGTCAGAGAACTTCAGAGAATCGAGGAAAAAACTGACTCCGATGTCGTCTCTCAGGCCTTCGCGAACCTCCTGTCGTACGAACCAGTGGACCCGTCGCGAAACCACTTCATTAAGACAGGTGAAGAAGAACCTGAACGGCAAGAGCTCTACCAGTTCGATGTGAGCGTCGACGACTACTATGAGCTCAACACGCGAGATGAGTACCCGGATGCCTTACGCCAGTTGCGCGATGAGGTTCTCAGGCCCGCATAG
- a CDS encoding PGF-CTERM sorting domain-containing protein, protein MVRLSVLVTILLLVVSVGISSQPVIADDQWSDRCSEAQVITEGNYSGMLSPNDYDVFKIKLDEGDYIQGKLSYDIERSDGINFRERGANDDGGLSEFSMTSENEWTRVAQPYDVYDLVIDEERPEGEVGEFRLFNEGPGDVVCVALESDNDGSTPWELSFSMNDADPPELVARSEVSELESQIEEKDQRISELQSQLEQQNQTIAELKQDSGEVVINVNVAPEDSQENFVVGSEARITANSDTAEWNKFSIEYQGESYSVDSSGTATIPLSEAGEQDMTFRYENMAQEVSINVESQQGGEGSVGDSGEGGSGDGADQPTSQNADITDTDGDGVPDSKDYAPRDPDVQNEDDIRQQSQDDGETEVFGPGFGIVVAVISLFGAVVLLLRS, encoded by the coding sequence ATGGTCAGACTGTCAGTACTTGTGACGATACTCCTACTCGTGGTGAGTGTCGGAATATCGTCTCAACCTGTCATCGCAGACGATCAGTGGAGTGATCGATGTAGTGAGGCCCAGGTAATTACGGAAGGGAATTACTCAGGGATGTTATCTCCGAATGACTATGATGTGTTTAAAATTAAATTAGATGAGGGTGACTATATCCAGGGAAAATTATCATATGATATCGAAAGGTCAGATGGAATAAATTTCCGAGAAAGAGGTGCAAACGATGATGGCGGTCTATCTGAATTCTCGATGACGAGCGAGAACGAATGGACAAGGGTTGCTCAACCATATGATGTGTATGATCTGGTAATTGATGAAGAGAGACCGGAAGGTGAAGTTGGAGAATTCCGCTTGTTCAACGAGGGCCCCGGCGATGTTGTCTGTGTTGCATTGGAGTCGGACAATGACGGCTCGACTCCGTGGGAACTGTCTTTCTCAATGAATGATGCCGACCCTCCTGAGCTGGTGGCTCGCTCTGAAGTGTCAGAGCTGGAGTCACAAATTGAGGAGAAGGATCAACGGATTTCAGAGCTTCAATCACAGTTAGAGCAACAGAACCAGACGATTGCTGAGCTTAAGCAGGACTCTGGAGAGGTAGTTATCAATGTAAATGTGGCTCCCGAGGACAGTCAGGAAAACTTCGTTGTCGGGAGTGAGGCGCGTATTACAGCGAACAGCGATACTGCTGAGTGGAATAAGTTTAGCATTGAGTATCAGGGCGAAAGCTATTCTGTCGATAGTTCAGGAACGGCTACGATCCCACTCTCCGAGGCAGGTGAACAGGATATGACATTTCGATACGAGAATATGGCACAGGAAGTCTCCATTAATGTGGAGTCTCAACAAGGTGGTGAAGGCTCGGTAGGAGATAGTGGTGAGGGTGGGAGTGGTGATGGTGCAGATCAACCGACCAGCCAAAATGCTGATATCACAGATACAGACGGAGACGGTGTTCCTGATTCGAAAGATTATGCCCCACGTGATCCTGATGTGCAGAATGAAGACGACATCCGTCAACAATCCCAAGACGATGGTGAGACCGAGGTGTTTGGTCCTGGGTTTGGAATCGTCGTAGCCGTGATATCATTATTTGGGGCAGTTGTATTGCTGCTCCGGAGTTGA
- a CDS encoding COG1470 family protein produces the protein MANDINKHERARQNRKCKLTSESTSVLRRAALKGIGATVFIGASGLSGSAQPQLLQNPSFDSSLSNWEVTYNDPDNQARGSAEWTSEYGGSAEMSVSGAPSNIIIYQDTATQIPEGTEFTVDVVSAGSLSCCGGVSLQIAGERVAHLRHPSNGDHQLSFTTKEERSAGTRFALRTAIWPGSGTAYVREIGWQLDNSDSGGTTETGPDGEPDIDARIESFTVNGGSFSPGSEVEATTTVENTGGDEHTFFVGYSATPDGSNSVYDDDGSTGQSVTISPGETVSVDLSLTLPADAPTGDYTLITSVWQESDPDNLSTRLDTSDQPITVSEPNSYFSVAVRGPFSSNAVADATVGLYHISVGTKTVSSVVDDVNQDNVEKISESSTSSGGVATFDESATEPIPDSELSELRSRYSNQILAIASKNSESDSGPWFDSILRDSDQFWDQDSQSTMTLAHQVLYPPTTVSDMQGEVSVWRTFSKGNRTSQIVQVGISRADSPKFGQDVDDLGDGGCSLRVPEDVEVLYENTQTYHSKRSNDVRHYDMASFAAAGFASDIPVQNLFADKFVPISIDEVEANARSEDVVYDVLGVTPLTSVFVGAYEHIVQPLMGDGRIIASLGEDVETSRNEYDTITSVSWNSAPFAVVFSVPLQFEDTESSPYEFVASGVWGDGNDKFTFELPLEISSSEISIPN, from the coding sequence ATGGCAAATGATATCAACAAACACGAGCGTGCGCGCCAGAATCGAAAGTGTAAGTTGACATCTGAATCCACATCAGTACTCCGTCGTGCAGCGTTGAAAGGAATCGGTGCAACCGTTTTTATTGGTGCGTCTGGCCTCTCGGGGTCCGCCCAACCACAGTTACTTCAAAATCCAAGCTTTGACTCCAGCTTATCCAACTGGGAGGTCACATACAACGACCCCGATAACCAAGCACGCGGTAGCGCTGAGTGGACGAGTGAATACGGCGGGTCTGCTGAAATGTCAGTTTCCGGTGCACCGTCGAATATCATTATATACCAGGACACGGCCACGCAAATACCAGAGGGGACCGAGTTTACAGTTGATGTCGTTTCGGCAGGTTCTCTCAGCTGTTGTGGTGGAGTCTCGTTGCAAATCGCTGGTGAAAGGGTAGCACATCTGAGGCACCCCTCGAACGGGGATCATCAACTCAGCTTCACGACAAAGGAGGAACGGTCCGCTGGGACCCGGTTTGCACTCCGAACTGCGATCTGGCCCGGATCTGGGACTGCGTATGTACGCGAGATCGGTTGGCAACTGGACAATTCCGACTCAGGGGGGACAACAGAGACCGGGCCAGACGGTGAGCCGGATATCGATGCAAGAATTGAATCATTCACAGTGAATGGTGGCTCCTTCTCGCCTGGTAGTGAGGTCGAGGCGACGACTACTGTTGAGAATACGGGCGGCGATGAGCACACGTTCTTTGTTGGGTATTCAGCAACCCCAGATGGTAGTAATTCAGTGTACGACGACGATGGATCGACCGGACAATCAGTAACAATCAGTCCCGGTGAAACTGTTTCTGTAGACCTTTCACTTACTTTGCCGGCTGATGCGCCTACTGGAGACTACACGCTAATAACAAGTGTTTGGCAAGAGAGTGACCCGGACAACCTTTCGACTCGTCTTGATACATCGGACCAACCGATCACGGTGAGCGAGCCGAATAGTTACTTTTCGGTGGCAGTTCGGGGCCCGTTCTCCAGTAATGCTGTGGCAGACGCTACTGTAGGCTTGTACCATATCTCAGTAGGTACAAAAACTGTGAGTAGCGTTGTAGATGATGTAAATCAAGACAATGTGGAAAAGATATCTGAATCATCTACATCTTCCGGCGGAGTTGCAACCTTTGACGAGTCCGCTACTGAACCAATTCCCGATTCAGAGTTGAGCGAACTCCGCAGCCGGTATTCTAATCAGATACTAGCAATAGCGTCAAAAAACAGCGAATCTGACTCTGGACCATGGTTTGATTCGATTCTCCGCGATTCCGATCAGTTTTGGGATCAAGACAGCCAATCAACAATGACGCTTGCACACCAGGTACTGTATCCACCGACCACTGTCTCGGATATGCAAGGTGAGGTGTCCGTCTGGCGCACATTCAGCAAAGGAAATCGAACCTCGCAAATAGTCCAGGTCGGGATCTCTCGAGCAGACAGCCCAAAATTTGGACAAGATGTAGATGATCTCGGGGATGGTGGCTGTTCACTACGAGTTCCTGAAGATGTTGAAGTCCTGTACGAAAATACTCAGACATATCACTCAAAAAGGAGTAACGACGTCAGGCACTATGACATGGCTTCGTTCGCCGCCGCTGGATTTGCCTCTGATATTCCTGTGCAGAATCTATTCGCTGACAAGTTTGTACCAATATCGATAGACGAAGTGGAAGCAAATGCTCGTAGTGAAGATGTTGTGTATGATGTTCTGGGGGTGACTCCGTTGACAAGCGTGTTTGTTGGAGCATACGAGCATATTGTTCAACCGCTGATGGGTGATGGTAGAATAATCGCGTCGTTGGGTGAAGATGTAGAGACTAGTAGAAATGAATATGATACAATCACTAGTGTGAGTTGGAATTCTGCTCCGTTCGCGGTTGTGTTTTCTGTGCCGTTGCAGTTTGAGGACACAGAGAGCAGTCCTTATGAGTTCGTTGCATCAGGTGTGTGGGGTGATGGAAACGACAAGTTCACATTTGAACTACCATTAGAAATCAGTTCATCGGAAATATCTATACCTAATTAA